The proteins below come from a single Microtus ochrogaster isolate Prairie Vole_2 chromosome 8, MicOch1.0, whole genome shotgun sequence genomic window:
- the Ctf1 gene encoding cardiotrophin-1 isoform X1, with amino-acid sequence MSQREGSLEDSQDDSPISFLPHLEAKIRQTHNLARLLTKYSEQLLEEYVQQQGDPFGLPGFSPPRISLAGLSGPAPSHAGLPLSERLRLDAAALGALPALLDAVRRHQAELNPRAPRLLRSLEDAARQARALGAALETVLAALGAAARGPGAEPPATTTLSTANGTPGVFSAKLLGLHVCGLYGEWVSRTEGDLSQLVPGGVA; translated from the exons ATGAGCCAGAGGGAGGGAAGTTTGG AAGATTCCCAGGATGACTCCCcaatctccttccttccccatttgGAGGCCAAGATCCGCCAGACACACAACCTTGCACGCCTCCTCACCAAATACTCAGAACAACTGCTGGAGGAATAC GTACAGCAGCAGGGAGACCCCTTTGGGCTGCCGGGCTTCTCACCGCCGCGGATTTCCCTGGCCGGCCTGAGCGGCCCGGCGCCGAGCCACGCGGGGCTACCGCTGTCCGAGCGGCTGCGTCTGGACGCGGCCGCCCTGGGTGCGCTCCCCGCGCTGTTGGATGCTGTGCGCCGCCACCAGGCGGAGCTGAACCCGCGCGCCCCGCGCCTGCTGCGGAGCCTGGAGGACGCGGCGCGCCAGGCTCGCGCCCTGGGAGCCGCGCTGGAGACGGTGTTGGCCGCTCTGGGCGCAGCAGCCCGCGGGCCCGGAGCTGAGccccccgccaccaccaccctttcCACCGCCAACGGCACTCCGGGCGTCTTCTCAGCCAAGCTGCTGGGGCTCCACGTGTGCGGCCTCTATGGCGAGTGGGTGAGCCGCACCGAGGGCGACCTGAGCCAGCTGGTGCCTGGAGGCGTCGCCTGA
- the Ctf1 gene encoding cardiotrophin-1 isoform X2 codes for MEDSQDDSPISFLPHLEAKIRQTHNLARLLTKYSEQLLEEYVQQQGDPFGLPGFSPPRISLAGLSGPAPSHAGLPLSERLRLDAAALGALPALLDAVRRHQAELNPRAPRLLRSLEDAARQARALGAALETVLAALGAAARGPGAEPPATTTLSTANGTPGVFSAKLLGLHVCGLYGEWVSRTEGDLSQLVPGGVA; via the exons ATGG AAGATTCCCAGGATGACTCCCcaatctccttccttccccatttgGAGGCCAAGATCCGCCAGACACACAACCTTGCACGCCTCCTCACCAAATACTCAGAACAACTGCTGGAGGAATAC GTACAGCAGCAGGGAGACCCCTTTGGGCTGCCGGGCTTCTCACCGCCGCGGATTTCCCTGGCCGGCCTGAGCGGCCCGGCGCCGAGCCACGCGGGGCTACCGCTGTCCGAGCGGCTGCGTCTGGACGCGGCCGCCCTGGGTGCGCTCCCCGCGCTGTTGGATGCTGTGCGCCGCCACCAGGCGGAGCTGAACCCGCGCGCCCCGCGCCTGCTGCGGAGCCTGGAGGACGCGGCGCGCCAGGCTCGCGCCCTGGGAGCCGCGCTGGAGACGGTGTTGGCCGCTCTGGGCGCAGCAGCCCGCGGGCCCGGAGCTGAGccccccgccaccaccaccctttcCACCGCCAACGGCACTCCGGGCGTCTTCTCAGCCAAGCTGCTGGGGCTCCACGTGTGCGGCCTCTATGGCGAGTGGGTGAGCCGCACCGAGGGCGACCTGAGCCAGCTGGTGCCTGGAGGCGTCGCCTGA
- the LOC101990799 gene encoding cardiotrophin-2, which produces MWTLLCSVPAPLCLLSLLPPLSPAAPISPSEPISQAYSLALYMQKNTSTLLQTYLQYQGSPFSDPGFSAPELQLSSLPPAAVSFKIWHAMDDAERLRQAQGAFLALTQHLQLVGDDQSDLNPGTPILLAQLGAARLRAQGLLGNMAAIMTALGLSIPPEEDTLGLVPFGASAFERKCRGYIVTREYGHWTDRAVRDLALLKAKYPA; this is translated from the exons ATGTGGACTCTCTTGTGTTCTGTACCagctcccctctgcctcctgagcctgTTGCCACCCCTCAGTCCTGCAGCCCCCATCTCCCCATCAGAGCCCATCAGTCAAGCGTATAGCCTGGCTCTCTACATGCAGAAGAACACATCAACACTGCTGCAGACCTAT CTCCAGTACCAGGGCAGCCCCTTCAGTGACCCTGGCTTTTCAGCCCCGGAACTCCAGCTCAGTAGTCTGCCACCGGCTGCAGTCTCCTTCAAGATTTGGCACGCTATGGATGATGCAGAGCGGCTGAGGCAAGCCCAGGGAGCCTTCCTGGCCTTGACCCAGCACCTCCAGCTTGTGGGGGACGACCAGAGTGATTTAAATCCTGGCACTCCCATTCTGCTGGCCCAGCTAGGAGCAGCAAGACTCAGGGCCCAAGGCCTATTGGGCAACATGGCTGCTATCATGACTGCCCTGGGGCTGTCCATCCCCCCAGAAGAGGATACTCTGGGACTTGTCCCTTTTGGGGCCTCGGCCTTTGAGAGGAAATGTCGAGGCTACATAGTGACCCGGGAATATGGTCACTGGACGGATCGGGCTGTGAGGGACTTGGCTCTACTCAAAGCTAAGTACCCAGCATAG